The Staphylococcus simiae genome includes the window GCAATAAATCATCGTTTAATGCGTGGTTACGCTGATCACTAGGGAACAAACCACGTTCGAATTCATAAGTGTCTAATGCTGCACCTTTAATTATGCCTTCATCTAATGATGATAGTAATGCTTCAGTATTAACTAACGAACCACGTGCGCAATTAACAAATATTGCCCCTTTTTTAAACTGCGCAAAGATATGGTCATCGAATAAATAATAATTATATTTTGTTGCTGGAACATGCAAAGTCACAATATCCGCTTCTCTAACAGCTTCCTCTAAAGATGCTTTATAATCAACAAATTGTGCAACATGTTCATTGGGGAATGGATCGTAAGCAACGACTTCACTTTGATATCCTTCAGCAAATATTCTAGCTACCACACTACCAATTCTTCCTGTACCAATCACTGCTACTTTTAAATCTTTAATCGATTGAGATAGAATAGATGGTTCCCATCTAAAGTCATGCGCTATTACTTTTTGTTGAATATCATTAAAATTTCTCACCATATTAATTGCTTGAGTTACTGCAAATTCAGCAATTGAGCTTGGTGAATATGAAGGTACATTAGATACGATTAACTGATATTTGTTTGCTAAATCAAGATCATAGGTATCAAATCCCGCACTACGTTGTGCAATTTGTTTGATTCCAAATTGTTGTAGTTTGCTGTACATGTTTTCAGTTAATGGTAGCTGCTGAGACAGTGATAAACCATCAA containing:
- a CDS encoding D-lactate dehydrogenase, yielding MTKIKIMSVRDEDRQYIDKWAKEHHVVVELTTEPLTEDNIDTVAGFDGLSLSQQLPLTENMYSKLQQFGIKQIAQRSAGFDTYDLDLANKYQLIVSNVPSYSPSSIAEFAVTQAINMVRNFNDIQQKVIAHDFRWEPSILSQSIKDLKVAVIGTGRIGSVVARIFAEGYQSEVVAYDPFPNEHVAQFVDYKASLEEAVREADIVTLHVPATKYNYYLFDDHIFAQFKKGAIFVNCARGSLVNTEALLSSLDEGIIKGAALDTYEFERGLFPSDQRNHALNDDLLQTLIDRQDIILTPHIAFYTEAAVENLIVDALDATLDVLNTGDTALRVN